In Leptospira stimsonii, a single window of DNA contains:
- a CDS encoding sensor domain-containing diguanylate cyclase, which translates to MPLKDPKPELIKLYSSIGKIITSSLEQQEILDAVMEEVRLFFSPENWSLMRYDESSEELFFLIAEGLDLERIKNIRLKFGEGIAGSVVETKSPVFVENAKNDPRFSSKVDERTGFETKTIIAVPMIFRGQVHGVIELINRFDGSSFTQEDLVILQTIADFTAISLVHSNQYEETKTLAFRDALTGVFNRNKLNHLKEEWSGRRMEDQLALVALLDLNDFKIINDTYGHKTGDQVLCRFANILRYVIRGTDKIFRIGGDEFLVLVQHENREKILQTQERFHEAMSILLRKCKENNPPFHFTWGMSVGSLQKLEDLIHEADLSMYASKD; encoded by the coding sequence ATGCCGCTAAAAGACCCAAAACCTGAACTTATAAAGTTATATTCTTCGATAGGAAAAATCATTACTTCTTCTTTGGAGCAACAGGAAATCCTGGATGCAGTCATGGAAGAAGTGCGATTGTTTTTCAGTCCTGAAAACTGGAGCCTCATGAGATATGACGAGAGTTCGGAAGAATTATTCTTTCTTATCGCCGAAGGTCTTGATCTAGAAAGAATTAAAAATATCCGACTGAAATTCGGAGAAGGAATCGCAGGATCCGTCGTAGAAACGAAAAGTCCTGTCTTTGTGGAAAACGCGAAAAACGATCCACGATTCTCCTCAAAAGTGGATGAGAGAACCGGTTTTGAAACAAAGACGATCATCGCTGTTCCAATGATTTTTAGAGGCCAAGTTCACGGAGTAATCGAGCTAATCAATCGGTTCGACGGTTCCTCATTTACTCAGGAAGACTTAGTGATTCTTCAGACGATAGCTGACTTTACCGCGATCTCATTAGTCCATTCGAATCAATATGAAGAAACGAAGACACTTGCTTTTCGAGATGCTCTTACCGGCGTTTTTAATAGAAACAAACTGAATCATCTCAAAGAAGAATGGTCTGGAAGAAGAATGGAAGACCAACTCGCTCTTGTAGCTCTCCTCGATCTCAATGATTTTAAGATTATCAATGACACCTATGGGCACAAAACAGGAGATCAAGTTCTTTGCCGTTTCGCAAATATTCTTCGATACGTAATTCGAGGGACGGATAAGATTTTTAGAATCGGGGGAGATGAATTCTTAGTCCTTGTTCAACATGAGAATCGGGAAAAGATTCTCCAGACTCAGGAAAGATTTCATGAAGCGATGTCAATTCTCTTGAGAAAATGTAAGGAAAACAATCCGCCTTTTCACTTTACCTGGGGAATGTCGGTCGGTTCTCTCCAGAAATTAGAAGATCTTATTCATGAGGCCGATCTCTCTATGTATGCTTCAAAGGACTAA
- the murB gene encoding UDP-N-acetylmuramate dehydrogenase yields the protein MSPALSESRLRLLKESLEASKISFRSEVRLSILSSFKIGGICPILVEPESSEQVLEVLSIFKKMELPWKILGGGSNLLISDHPDNFVTLRLSGKFKEFDSLGGGAFQIGAATNTTPTFRQISQAGFTGAEFLSTIPGWTGGAVIQNAGCYGGELFDLIRNVEFLRNGEVLKRKPSEVEHGYRFTEFLNRKDSIILGIEILLKEGDLEEIEESLKEKRERRNSSQPENKKSAGSVFKNPKIFKEDGKEIKAWELIDQAGLRGVVKGGAQISSEHCNFIVNLGTATASDVNYLIELVLDKVFQQSGVLLKREIEYFGDIS from the coding sequence ATGTCCCCAGCTCTTTCCGAATCTCGGCTCCGCCTTCTAAAAGAGTCATTAGAGGCTTCTAAAATTTCATTTAGGTCGGAAGTCCGGCTCTCCATCTTATCCTCCTTTAAAATCGGCGGAATTTGTCCTATACTTGTAGAACCGGAAAGTTCAGAGCAGGTCTTAGAAGTTCTCTCGATTTTTAAAAAGATGGAACTTCCCTGGAAAATTCTGGGAGGAGGTTCGAACCTCCTAATTTCCGATCATCCGGACAATTTTGTCACTCTTCGGCTTTCCGGAAAATTTAAAGAATTCGATTCATTAGGAGGCGGGGCGTTTCAGATTGGAGCCGCAACCAACACGACTCCGACGTTTCGACAGATTTCCCAAGCCGGTTTTACAGGGGCGGAATTTTTAAGCACGATTCCCGGTTGGACCGGAGGCGCAGTCATTCAGAACGCGGGTTGTTACGGCGGAGAACTTTTTGATCTCATCCGAAATGTTGAATTCTTAAGAAATGGAGAAGTCTTAAAGAGAAAGCCTAGCGAGGTGGAACACGGCTATCGTTTTACTGAATTCTTAAATAGAAAGGATTCTATTATTCTTGGAATTGAGATTCTCTTGAAGGAAGGAGATTTAGAAGAAATCGAAGAATCTTTAAAAGAAAAGAGAGAAAGAAGGAATTCTTCACAACCTGAGAATAAAAAAAGCGCGGGTTCGGTCTTTAAGAACCCCAAAATTTTTAAAGAAGACGGAAAGGAAATCAAAGCTTGGGAACTCATCGACCAAGCCGGTCTAAGAGGCGTCGTCAAAGGAGGAGCACAAATCTCCTCTGAACACTGCAATTTTATTGTAAATCTAGGAACTGCAACTGCCTCAGACGTGAATTATTTGATTGAACTCGTCCTTGATAAGGTTTTTCAGCAAAGCGGCGTTCTCTTAAAGAGAGAAATCGAATATTTCGGCGATATTTCGTGA
- a CDS encoding phosphopantothenoylcysteine decarboxylase — translation MGFSKAIVTSGPTREWIDPVRYISNASSGKMGFHIAEAIGNWIKDVTYVHGQVMEEYKNPKGSKKIRVETTLEMRDAVLSEIQKDTLLVMAAAPADFRPAESKESKIKKEDGSEVLLLELVKNPDILKAVGFQISEKKLSGCCLVGFAAETDFLEEHAIGKLRAKNLNYIVGNYVGKNEKGFGEVETSVVIYSPSGKVAEIGPLSKETLSGRIVEFLKEDVSKAVLRQG, via the coding sequence GTGGGATTTTCTAAAGCCATCGTAACCTCCGGTCCTACTAGAGAATGGATCGATCCGGTTCGTTATATTTCGAATGCATCTTCAGGAAAGATGGGATTTCATATCGCGGAAGCCATCGGAAACTGGATCAAGGATGTAACCTATGTCCACGGTCAAGTGATGGAAGAATATAAGAATCCCAAGGGTTCTAAGAAGATACGTGTTGAAACGACTTTAGAAATGAGAGACGCAGTTCTTTCCGAGATTCAGAAAGATACGCTCTTGGTCATGGCGGCGGCGCCGGCGGACTTCCGACCAGCAGAGAGTAAGGAGTCGAAGATCAAGAAGGAAGATGGGAGCGAAGTCCTTCTCTTGGAGTTAGTGAAGAATCCAGATATTTTAAAGGCGGTCGGTTTTCAGATTTCTGAAAAAAAACTTTCTGGTTGCTGTTTGGTTGGTTTTGCGGCCGAAACCGATTTTTTAGAAGAACACGCGATCGGAAAATTAAGAGCAAAGAATCTCAATTACATCGTTGGAAATTACGTCGGTAAAAATGAGAAGGGTTTTGGAGAGGTCGAGACAAGCGTTGTAATTTACTCCCCCTCAGGTAAAGTCGCGGAGATTGGCCCTCTTTCTAAGGAGACCCTTTCCGGAAGAATCGTGGAATTCCTAAAAGAGGACGTTTCTAAGGCTGTCCTCCGTCAAGGCTAG
- a CDS encoding phosphopantothenoylcysteine decarboxylase, translating to MANPGKEILIAVSGSIAAYKTCELVRNLTKEGFPVNVIMTSHATEFIGPITFEALTGKKVRVNEYEEGMAHIDAKNSASVMVVVPATANIIGKMANGIADDLVTSTYLAANCPVIVAPAMNPFMYSHPSVQRNLKRLSDDGVILADPTNGVVVCGDEGYGKLAEISVIQKMILDVYRKNS from the coding sequence ATGGCCAATCCTGGGAAAGAAATATTGATTGCGGTTTCAGGAAGTATCGCGGCTTACAAAACTTGTGAACTCGTGAGAAACCTTACGAAAGAAGGTTTTCCCGTGAACGTGATTATGACTTCTCACGCAACTGAATTTATCGGTCCGATTACCTTTGAAGCTCTGACCGGTAAGAAGGTTCGAGTCAACGAATACGAAGAAGGGATGGCCCATATCGATGCGAAGAATTCCGCTTCGGTTATGGTCGTAGTTCCGGCAACCGCGAATATTATCGGGAAAATGGCCAACGGAATTGCGGACGATCTTGTAACCTCAACGTATCTCGCCGCGAATTGTCCTGTGATCGTTGCTCCTGCGATGAATCCTTTTATGTATTCTCATCCTTCCGTTCAGAGAAACTTAAAACGTCTTTCCGATGACGGAGTTATTTTGGCAGATCCGACGAACGGAGTCGTTGTTTGCGGTGACGAAGGATATGGAAAGTTAGCCGAAATTTCGGTAATTCAAAAGATGATCCTCGATGTGTATAGAAAGAATTCTTAA
- a CDS encoding hemolysin family protein translates to MELIGFFIIVLLIFANGFFVSAEFALVSIRPSRLEELIKENRPLALITKRAAQKLNDMLSVCQVGITVASLLLGWVGEGYVSRWLTFFLEMFGYSTSEATIHGLAITVSFTIITFLHILLGELLPKTIAIQNTEKIALFISIPLFFFYYTFYPITFFLNALTSLLLKLMGIQENKSRMMHSPEELMIIIEEQNKQGKIDQEEFQIIQNTFQFSEHQAKDVMTHRLSIIGIPHETTMDSLISIIAEHHFSRYPIYEGNTDKIIGIIHVQTYLTWLSNSKKGRKEKVTAIMQPPIFVPEGLSIEKVMQKLRENKQHMAIVIDEYGGVSGLLTLEDIIEEIFGQIRDETDDHETDPFPAQHSDSFAIDGEAELDDLKEILIGVQDEEISDIRTIAGFILGRLEDMPQEGSTISLQSGTLTVEKMEGNKILSVRFTRGSLNNKAQSKSK, encoded by the coding sequence ATGGAACTAATCGGCTTTTTCATCATCGTTCTCTTAATATTTGCGAACGGATTTTTCGTTTCCGCAGAATTCGCTTTGGTTTCGATTCGTCCGTCTCGTTTGGAAGAATTGATCAAGGAAAATCGTCCCCTTGCGTTGATTACCAAAAGAGCCGCTCAAAAGCTCAACGATATGTTGTCCGTTTGTCAGGTCGGAATTACGGTCGCAAGTCTTTTGTTAGGCTGGGTCGGCGAAGGATATGTTTCAAGATGGCTGACATTTTTTCTGGAAATGTTCGGTTATTCCACGAGCGAAGCGACTATTCACGGTTTGGCGATCACAGTATCGTTTACGATCATCACCTTCTTGCACATTCTTCTCGGAGAACTTCTCCCTAAGACGATCGCGATTCAGAATACGGAAAAAATCGCCCTCTTTATCAGCATTCCTCTATTCTTCTTTTATTATACGTTTTACCCGATTACTTTCTTTTTAAACGCTCTTACTTCCTTGCTTCTCAAGTTGATGGGAATTCAGGAAAATAAAAGTAGAATGATGCATTCTCCCGAAGAATTAATGATCATCATCGAAGAACAGAATAAACAGGGAAAAATCGATCAGGAAGAATTTCAGATCATTCAAAATACGTTTCAATTTTCCGAACATCAGGCTAAGGACGTAATGACTCATCGTCTGAGTATCATCGGGATTCCACACGAAACTACGATGGATTCTTTGATTTCAATCATTGCGGAACATCATTTCTCAAGATATCCAATTTATGAAGGAAACACGGATAAGATCATAGGTATTATTCACGTTCAAACTTATCTCACTTGGCTTTCCAATTCCAAAAAGGGAAGAAAGGAAAAAGTTACCGCGATCATGCAACCTCCGATTTTTGTTCCGGAAGGCCTTTCGATTGAAAAAGTGATGCAGAAGCTGAGAGAAAACAAACAGCATATGGCGATCGTCATCGATGAATACGGCGGCGTTTCCGGTCTCCTAACTTTGGAAGATATCATAGAAGAGATTTTCGGTCAGATCCGGGACGAAACCGACGATCATGAGACCGATCCGTTTCCGGCACAACATTCGGATAGCTTTGCGATCGACGGAGAAGCTGAGTTGGATGATCTCAAAGAAATTCTCATCGGTGTTCAAGACGAGGAAATCAGCGATATTCGCACGATCGCGGGTTTTATTCTCGGGAGATTGGAGGATATGCCTCAGGAAGGTTCCACCATTTCTCTTCAGTCCGGAACTCTCACAGTGGAAAAAATGGAAGGAAATAAAATTCTTTCCGTTCGTTTTACAAGAGGAAGCCTCAATAACAAGGCGCAGTCTAAATCTAAGTAG